The following proteins come from a genomic window of Aspergillus luchuensis IFO 4308 DNA, chromosome 3, nearly complete sequence:
- a CDS encoding SDR family NAD(P)-dependent oxidoreductase (COG:Q;~EggNog:ENOG410PPEB;~InterPro:IPR002347,IPR036291,IPR020904;~PFAM:PF00106,PF13561,PF08659,PF01370;~go_function: GO:0016491 - oxidoreductase activity [Evidence IEA];~go_process: GO:0055114 - oxidation-reduction process [Evidence IEA]), whose protein sequence is MAGTRLNGGIALVTGAASGIGKDVCFALAEAGVEAILLADLNLSTDLTRQECQKFASHSNFRALSVMVDVTDEASVDNMVQRAVSELGRIDYCVHSAGISGNSRTRTASLNIDAFDRSMRTNSRGTLLVLRAVSHAMSLQEPRLHTSTRSNMTRSLGRGSIVVLSSINGLISVPGMMPYTASKHATIGIAQTAAVDNFEHHIRVNIVCPSWTDTPMMQKTISNVPTLEQAIAKLCPLGRLAMPEEVSDAVAFLCSPAASFINGESLVIDAGFSLTGFRMGH, encoded by the exons ATGGCGGGTACCAGACTGAACGGTGGAATCGCCCTTGTGACTGGT GCCGCATCAGGCATTGGGAAAGATGTCTGCTTCGCTCTCGCCGAAGCCGGCGTCGAAGCAATCCTCCTGGCGGACCTGAACCTTTCTACAGATCTCACTCGCCAGGAGTGTCAAAAGTTCGCCTCCCACTCCAACTTCCGTGCCTTGTCGGTAATGGTAGACGTCACCGATGAGGCCAGCGTCGACAATATGGTCCAGCGCGCCGTGAGCGAGCTCGGGCGTATTGACTACTGCGTGCACTCCGCGGGCATCTCTGGTAACTCGCGCACCCGCACCGCATCCCTGAACATCGACGCATTCGACCGATCCATGAGAACCAACTCCCGCGGGActctgctggtgctgcgggCTGTCTCCCATGCCATGTCGCTGCAAGAGCCACGCTTGCACACCAGCACGCGCAGCAACATGACCCGCAGTCTGGGCCGCGGGTCGATCGTCGTGCTGTCTTCGATCAATGGCCTGATCTCAGTGCCCGGCATGATGCCGTACACGGCATCCAAGCACGCGACCATCGGGATTGCCCAAACCGCCGCCGTCGACAACTTTGAGCATCACATCCGCGTGAACATTGTATGCCCGTCATGGACCGATACGCCcatgatgcagaagacaaTCAGCAACGTCCCTACTTTGGAGCAGGCAATTGCGAAACTGTGCCCCCTCGGGAGGCTCGCCATGCCAGAGGAGGTATCTGATGCAGTCGCGTTTCTCTGTAGCCCGGCCGCTTCCTTTATCAATGGAGAAAGTCTGGTGATTGATGCAGGCTTCAGCTTGACGGGGTTCCGGATGGGCCACTAA